One Megalops cyprinoides isolate fMegCyp1 chromosome 4, fMegCyp1.pri, whole genome shotgun sequence genomic window carries:
- the LOC118776760 gene encoding hepatic lectin-like, with translation MDSNGYDQFHGPDQLNSYHGQKVIIYRGRRITVAYVLYGIVLLLLLILLLITGVKFSQLSQEVADIKLFIASVNASLAGSLAKLSKTDAVTIPLPHHFEHHTLERGPCDEDWVFFQGSCYHLSTKRANWHNAQQNCDQMGAHLIVVNNADEHEFVTDLLSLNSYWIGLIEREEGHWTWVDGTDFATTPQFWDVGQPDDWDVIVNGEDCGQIQHSANHEPRWNDADCTLRHLYICEQEEK, from the exons ATGGATTCCAATGGATATGATCAATTCCACGGGCCTGATCAATTGAATAGTTACCACGGTCAGAAAGTCATCATATATCGAG gcaggAGGATCACAGTGGCGTATGTGCTGTATGGGATTGTACTGTTACTCTTGCTGATATTGTTGCTGATCACTGGAGTCAAGT TCTCCCAGCTCAGCCAGGAAGTCGCAGACATCAAACTTTTCATCGCGTCGGTAAACGCCTCGCTGGCGGGGTCTCTCGCCAAACTGTCCAAAACAG ACGCTGTTACAATCCCGCTTCCCCATCACTTTGAGCACCACACTCTAGAGAGAG GGCCCTGCGACGAAGACTGGGTCTTCTTCCAGGGCAGCTGCTATCATCTCTCCACGAAGAGGGCCAATTGGCACAATGCGCAGCAGAACTGTGACCAGATGGGCGCACATTTGATCGTTGTCAACAACGCAGACGAGCAC GAGTTCGTAACGGACCTGCTGTCCCTGAACAGCTACTGGATCGGGCTGAtcgagagagaggaggggcacTGGACCTGGGTGGATGGGACTGACTTTGCAACAACTCCACA GTTTTGGGACGTGGGCCAGCCAGATGATTGGGACGTAATTGTAAATGGTGAGGACTGTGGTCAGATCCAACATAGCGCAAATCACGAGCCGCGCTGGAATGACGCCGACTGCACCCTGCGCCACCTGTATATCTGCGAACAGGAGGAAAAATAA
- the pla2g1b gene encoding phospholipase A2 — MIALRSLLLLSAGLSLALADVDPRALWQFRNMIVCVNPESWPLLDYADYGCYCGKGGSGTPVDDLDRCCEVHDNCYSDAMQHEECWPILDNPYTEIYSYKCDRATNTVTCTEKNNPCEMFICECDRKAAECFAKAEYIPEHEHLPSDQCK, encoded by the exons ATGATCGCCCTtcgctctctcctgctccttaGCGCTGGACTGTCTCTTG CGCTGGCCGACGTGGACCCCAGGGCGCTATGGCAGTTCCGGAACATGATCGTCTGTGTGAATCCCGAGAGCTGGCCTCTGCTGGACTACGCTGATTATGGCTGCTACTGTGGGAAGGGCGGATCGGGCACTCCTGTGGACGACCTGGACAG ATGCTGTGAGGTCCACGACAACTGCTACTCAGACGCCATGCAGCACGAAGAATGCTGGCCCATCCTAGATAACCCCTACACCGAGATCTATTCCTACAAGTGCGACAGAGCCACCAATACCGTCACCTGCACAG AAAAGAACAACCCCTGCGAGATGTTtatctgtgagtgtgacagGAAGGCCGCCGAGTGCTTCGCCAAAGCCGAATACATCCCAGAGCACGAGCACCTGCCCAGCGACCAGTGCAAGTAA
- the LOC118776079 gene encoding phospholipase A2, minor isoenzyme-like translates to MDPKVLLLLLLTAYAAQGATVPRALWQFGMMIQCAQPGVNPLIYNNYGCWCGFGGSGDPKDELDRCCEVHDLCYRASRKLPECRPVVDVPYIKVYDFTCSDGEVTCSDTNDVCQAAVCECDRVAAHCFAEQTYNPENKNLDPDVHCVE, encoded by the exons ATGGATCCCAaggtactgctgctgctgctgctcaccg CCTACGCCGCCCAGGGCGCAACGGTGCCCCGAGCTCTGTGGCAGTTTGGGATGATGATCCAGTGTGCCCAGCCCGGGGTCAACCCCTTAATCTACAACAACTACGGCTGCTGGTGTGGGTTCGGGGGGTCCGGCGACCCCAAGGACGAGCTGGACAG GTGTTGTGAGGTCCATGACCTCTGCTACAGGGCCAGCAGGAAGCTTCCCGAGTGTCGCCCCGTCGTGGACGTGCCCTACATCAAAGTCTACGACTTCACCTGCTCCGATGGAGAGGTCACCTGCTCAG acACCAACGATGTGTGCCAGGCCGCCGTGTGCGAGTGTGACCGCGTCGCCGCCCACTGCTTCGCCGAGCAAACCTACAACCCCGAGAACAAGAACCTCGACCCTGACGTCCACTGCGTTGAATGA